The following coding sequences are from one Stigmatopora nigra isolate UIUO_SnigA chromosome 12, RoL_Snig_1.1, whole genome shotgun sequence window:
- the arhgap22a gene encoding rho GTPase-activating protein 22 encodes MQPTTMLSPKMRQARRACAKSMVFGESSRSSRPCSPLDQEKVLKTGWLKRQRIILKNWQLRWFVLKAEALYYYKDQDETKEQGFIPLMGSRVSELAINQEEPGRHLFEIVAEGDRNHESFLLMANSESDVEEWVRVIYKAIWALHGGGIFGQHIEETMLNEGQFGTQQMVPALVERCTSFIREHGLRKEGLFRSPGHNVHIRELQDAFYRGENLLFDSAADVHTVASLLMLYLGELPEPVIPFTKYAQFLSCAMLITKDREMGIIELGKHVNFLPKVNFNLLEHICRFLYEVLSHSDANNMSIQNLATVFGASLLRPRVEDPVTLTEGNPQLQHLMTVLIIEHARLYGLDNPETTMENPSLCKNNSLSKGKVEWLKQEITVPPQESLQVSNSSKDDILTPSVTTLHKDEAVLVKRKTEENVNGQTSDNKEEEDSLTQQSNILSAGKCSFKGSSDGSRGNIGGSAGDVSATGDRNWLMNGMSSLQAHRRTTSSGAKLKYSPRSLTTLSLKETKISQREHNRDIPWTPPAQRILHPSHRLSAYDNVPSSTLSLPAESSSIWTVFDISLTEAQNQKVSQSDGLNALNHETSQALDDGLTKLVTELQHELQAQRVGFEYSICKLEEKCSKHRARINQLEKELDQERKRYHMLEIRFRNSERGRQDAENRNILLRKEMEDFFASLECLATKPS; translated from the exons ATGCAACCCACAACTATGCTGAGCCCCAAGATGAGACAGGCTCGCCGAG CATGTGCTAAGAGCATGGTCTTTGGAGAGTCATCCCGTAGCTCCAGGCCTTGCTCTCCTCTTGACCAAGAGAAGGTACTCAAGACAGGCTGGCTTAAAAGACAacgcattattttaaaaaactggCAACTACGTTGGTTTGTCCTCAAGGCTGAGGCTTTGTACTACTACAAAGACCAGGATGAGACCAAAGAACAG ggaTTTATTCCTCTAATGGGCAGCCGGGTCAGTGAGCTGGCCATCAATCAGGAAGAGCCAGGAcgtcatttatttgaaatagTTGCAG AAGGCGATCGAAACCATGAATCATTTCTACTGATGGCCAACTCTGAAAGTGACGTAGAAGAATGGGTTCGAGTCATTTACAAAGCGATATGGGCCCTACACGGTGGAG GTATCTTCGGGCAGCACATAGAGGAGACTATGCTCAATGAGGGACAATTTGGGACACAACAAATGGTGCCTGCCTTGGTGGAACGTTGCACGAGTTTCATACGTGAACACGGGCTTCGAAAAGAAGGCCTTTTCAGGTCACCTGGGCACAACGTTCACATTCGAGAACTGCAAGATGCATTTTATCGCGGGGAGAATTTGTTGTTTGACAG TGCCGCTGACGTCCACACAGTAGCGTCCCTCCTCATGCTGTATTTAGGGGAACTACCTGAACCTGTGATCCCTTTCACCAAGTATGCACAATTTCTCTCTTGTGCAATGCTTATTACCAAGGACAGAGAaatg GGTATCATAGAGCTTGGCAAGCATGTGAACTTTCTTCCAAAGGTCAACTTCAACCTTCTTGAACATATCTGTCG GTTTCTGTATGAAGTCCTGTCCCACTCTGACGCAAATAATATGAGCATCCAGAACCTTGCCACTGTCTTTGGAGCCAGCCTGCTTCGGCCTAGAGTGGAGGACCCGGTGACCCTGACGGAAG GGAATCCACAGCTGCAACACCTAATGACTGTGCTTATCATTGAACACGCCAGACTTTACGGTCTCGACAACCCTGAAACTACGATGGAGAATCCTTCATTGTGCAAAAACAATTCTCTCTCAAAAGGGAAAGTGGAATGGCTTAAACAAGAGATCACGGTTCCCCCTCAGGAAAGTCTTCAAGTGTCTAACTCTTCCAAGGACGATATACTGACACCATCTGTCACTACCCTGCACAAAGATGAAGCGGTTCTAGTCAAGAGAAAGACAGAGGAGAATGTGAATGGTCAAACAAGTGATAATAAAGAGGAAGAAGATAGCCTCACTCAACAATCTAACATCCTCTCTGCTGGGAAGTGCTCTTTTAAGGGCAGTTCCGATGGTTCAAGGGGAAACATTGGGGGATCGGCTGGCGATGTTTCAGCAACAGGTGACAGAAACTGGCTGATGAATGGGATGTCATCCCTCCAAGCACACAGGCGCACCACCTCATCTGGCGCAAAATTAAAATACTCACCTCGATCCTTGACAACCCTCTCGCTCAAAGAGACCAAAATATCTCAAAGAGAACACAATAGGGACATTCCTTGGACGCCACCCGCTCAGAGAATCCTTCACCCGTCGCACAGACTGTCCGCCTATGACAATGTCCCTTCTTCCACGCTAAGTTTGCCTGCTGAAAGCTCTTCCATTTGGACTGTTTTTGACATCTCATTAACTGAGGCGCAAAACCAAAAAGTATCACAGAGTGATGGTTTAAATGCACTGAATCATGAGACAAGTCAAGCTCTTGATGATGGGCTAACAAAGCTTGTCACAGAGTTACAACATGAGCTGCAGGCACAAAGGGTGGGCTTTGAATACAGCATTTGCAA GTTGGAGGAGAAATGTTCCAAGCACCGGGCTCGGATAAATCAACTTGAGAAGGAGCTCGATCAGGAGAGAAAACGTTACCATATGCTGGAGATTCGATTCAGGAACTCAGAGCGCGGACGCCAAGATGCAGAAAACCGAAACATTCTCCTCCGGAAGGAGATGGAAGACTTCTTTGCATCTTTGGAATGCCTGGCAACAAAGCCCAGCTAG
- the mapk8a gene encoding mitogen-activated protein kinase 8 isoform X3 has product MPAWLHSGTMLITLQTLLEQGRTFLDAQRVVIEHFTMNKNKKEKEFYSLDVGDSTFTVLKRYQNLRPIGSGAQGIVCSAYDQVLERNVAIKKLSRPFQNQTHAKRAFRELVLMKCVNHKNIIGLLNVFTPQKSLEDFQDVYLVMELMDANLCQVIQMELDHERLSYLLYQMLCGIKHLHAAGIIHRDLKPSNIVVKSDCTLKILDFGLARTAATGLLMTPYVVTRYYRAPEVILGMGYQANVDIWSVGCILAEMVRHKILFPGRDYIDQWNKVIEQLGTPSQDFLMKLNQSVRTYVENRPRYAGYTFEKLFPDVLFPADSDHNKLKASQARDLLSKMLVIDASKRISVDEALQHPYINVWYDPAEVEAPPPKVLDKQLDEREHTVEEWKGLIYKEVSDWEEWSKNGVIRGQPSPLANDVSSMSTEPTDPSSDPTVISETESSLDSHTSLGALACCR; this is encoded by the exons AGGACATTTTTGGATGCACAGAGAGTAGTGATCGAACATTTCACCATGAATAAGAACAAGAAAGAGAAGGAGTTCTACAGCCTCGATGTGGGAGACTCCACGTTCACCGTCTTAAAGCGATACCAGAATTTAAGACCTATCGGGTCAGGAGCACAGGGAATTGTGTG CTCTGCTTATGATCAAGTCCTTGAGCGAAATGTGGCAATCAAGAAGTTAAGCCGACCGTTCCAGAACCAGACGCATGCCAAGAGGGCATTTAGAGAGCTCGTCCTCATGAAATGTGTTAATCACAAAAAT aTCATCGGCCTATTAAATGttttcaccccccaaaaatcattaGAAGATTTTCAAGATGT TTACTTGGTAATGGAGTTGATGGATGCCAACCTGTGCCAGGTCATTCAGATGGAGCTTGATCATGAGAGGCTGTCTTATCTGCTGTATCAGATGTTATGCGGTATCAAACATCTCCATGCCGCTGGCATTATTCACCGG GATCTCAAGCCCAGCAACATTGTGGTCAAGTCAGACTGTACACTGAAGATTTTGGACTTCGGCCTGGCTCGAACAGCTGCCACGGGTCTCCTCATGACGCCCTACGTGGTGACGCGATATTACAGAGCCCCAGAAGTCATCTTGGGCATGGGATACCAAGCCAATG TGGACATTTGGTCTGTTGGCTGCATACTGGCTGAAATGGTTCGTCATAAAATCCTTTTCCCAGGACGGGATT ACATTGACCAATGGAACAAAGTCATTGAGCAGTTAGGCACCCCATCTCAGGACTTCCTCATGAAACTGAACCAGTCAGTAAGAACGTATGTGGAAAACAGGCCACGCTACGCTGGATATACTTTCGAGAAACTTTTCCCCGATGTTCTCTTCCCTGCTGATTCTGATCACAACAAACTGAAAG CGAGCCAAGCGAGAGACCTCTTATCTAAGATGTTAGTGATCGATGCCTCCAAGCGCATATCTGTAGATGAAGCACTACAACACCCTTACATCAACGTTTGGTATGACCCAGCTGAAGTGGAGGCG CCACCGCCCAAGGTTCTTGACAAACAGCTTGATGAAAGGGAGCACACTGTGGAGGAATGGAAAG GGCTGATCTATAAGGAAGTGAGTGACTGGGAGGAGTGGTCAAAAAATGGAGTGATCCGGGGACAGCCATCTCCTCTAG cCAACGATGTATCGTCCATGTCCACGGAGCCCACTGACCCTAGCAGCGATCCCACCGTGATCTCGGAAACAGAGAGCAGTCTGGATAGCCACACCTCTCTTGGTGCTCTGGCGTGTTGcagataa
- the mapk8a gene encoding mitogen-activated protein kinase 8 isoform X2, whose product MPAWLHSGTMLITLQTLLEQGRTFLDAQRVVIEHFTMNKNKKEKEFYSLDVGDSTFTVLKRYQNLRPIGSGAQGIVCSAYDQVLERNVAIKKLSRPFQNQTHAKRAFRELVLMKCVNHKNIIGLLNVFTPQKSLEDFQDVYLVMELMDANLCQVIQMELDHERLSYLLYQMLCGIKHLHAAGIIHRDLKPSNIVVKSDCTLKILDFGLARTAATGLLMTPYVVTRYYRAPEVILGMGYQANVDVWSVGCIVAEMVRGSVLFPGTDHIDQWNKVIEQLGTPSQDFLMKLNQSVRTYVENRPRYAGYTFEKLFPDVLFPADSDHNKLKASQARDLLSKMLVIDASKRISVDEALQHPYINVWYDPAEVEAPPPKVLDKQLDEREHTVEEWKGLIYKEVSDWEEWSKNGVIRGQPSPLGAAVIDSPPQPTASSSSSSSANDVSSMSTEPTDPSSDPTVISETESSLDSHTSLGALACCR is encoded by the exons AGGACATTTTTGGATGCACAGAGAGTAGTGATCGAACATTTCACCATGAATAAGAACAAGAAAGAGAAGGAGTTCTACAGCCTCGATGTGGGAGACTCCACGTTCACCGTCTTAAAGCGATACCAGAATTTAAGACCTATCGGGTCAGGAGCACAGGGAATTGTGTG CTCTGCTTATGATCAAGTCCTTGAGCGAAATGTGGCAATCAAGAAGTTAAGCCGACCGTTCCAGAACCAGACGCATGCCAAGAGGGCATTTAGAGAGCTCGTCCTCATGAAATGTGTTAATCACAAAAAT aTCATCGGCCTATTAAATGttttcaccccccaaaaatcattaGAAGATTTTCAAGATGT TTACTTGGTAATGGAGTTGATGGATGCCAACCTGTGCCAGGTCATTCAGATGGAGCTTGATCATGAGAGGCTGTCTTATCTGCTGTATCAGATGTTATGCGGTATCAAACATCTCCATGCCGCTGGCATTATTCACCGG GATCTCAAGCCCAGCAACATTGTGGTCAAGTCAGACTGTACACTGAAGATTTTGGACTTCGGCCTGGCTCGAACAGCTGCCACGGGTCTCCTCATGACGCCCTACGTGGTGACGCGATATTACAGAGCCCCAGAAGTCATCTTGGGCATGGGATACCAAGCCAATG TGGACGTTTGGTCAGTGGGCTGCATAGTGGCTGAGATGGTCAGGGGAAGTGTTTTGTTCCCCGGCACTGATC ACATTGACCAATGGAACAAAGTCATTGAGCAGTTAGGCACCCCATCTCAGGACTTCCTCATGAAACTGAACCAGTCAGTAAGAACGTATGTGGAAAACAGGCCACGCTACGCTGGATATACTTTCGAGAAACTTTTCCCCGATGTTCTCTTCCCTGCTGATTCTGATCACAACAAACTGAAAG CGAGCCAAGCGAGAGACCTCTTATCTAAGATGTTAGTGATCGATGCCTCCAAGCGCATATCTGTAGATGAAGCACTACAACACCCTTACATCAACGTTTGGTATGACCCAGCTGAAGTGGAGGCG CCACCGCCCAAGGTTCTTGACAAACAGCTTGATGAAAGGGAGCACACTGTGGAGGAATGGAAAG GGCTGATCTATAAGGAAGTGAGTGACTGGGAGGAGTGGTCAAAAAATGGAGTGATCCGGGGACAGCCATCTCCTCTAG GTGCCGCAGTGATCGATAGCCCCCCTCAACCAACCgcttcatcttcctcttcctcttcagcCAACGATGTATCGTCCATGTCCACGGAGCCCACTGACCCTAGCAGCGATCCCACCGTGATCTCGGAAACAGAGAGCAGTCTGGATAGCCACACCTCTCTTGGTGCTCTGGCGTGTTGcagataa
- the mapk8a gene encoding mitogen-activated protein kinase 8 isoform X1: MPAWLHSGTMLITLQTLLEQGRTFLDAQRVVIEHFTMNKNKKEKEFYSLDVGDSTFTVLKRYQNLRPIGSGAQGIVCSAYDQVLERNVAIKKLSRPFQNQTHAKRAFRELVLMKCVNHKNIIGLLNVFTPQKSLEDFQDVYLVMELMDANLCQVIQMELDHERLSYLLYQMLCGIKHLHAAGIIHRDLKPSNIVVKSDCTLKILDFGLARTAATGLLMTPYVVTRYYRAPEVILGMGYQANVDIWSVGCILAEMVRHKILFPGRDYIDQWNKVIEQLGTPSQDFLMKLNQSVRTYVENRPRYAGYTFEKLFPDVLFPADSDHNKLKASQARDLLSKMLVIDASKRISVDEALQHPYINVWYDPAEVEAPPPKVLDKQLDEREHTVEEWKGLIYKEVSDWEEWSKNGVIRGQPSPLGAAVIDSPPQPTASSSSSSSANDVSSMSTEPTDPSSDPTVISETESSLDSHTSLGALACCR; encoded by the exons AGGACATTTTTGGATGCACAGAGAGTAGTGATCGAACATTTCACCATGAATAAGAACAAGAAAGAGAAGGAGTTCTACAGCCTCGATGTGGGAGACTCCACGTTCACCGTCTTAAAGCGATACCAGAATTTAAGACCTATCGGGTCAGGAGCACAGGGAATTGTGTG CTCTGCTTATGATCAAGTCCTTGAGCGAAATGTGGCAATCAAGAAGTTAAGCCGACCGTTCCAGAACCAGACGCATGCCAAGAGGGCATTTAGAGAGCTCGTCCTCATGAAATGTGTTAATCACAAAAAT aTCATCGGCCTATTAAATGttttcaccccccaaaaatcattaGAAGATTTTCAAGATGT TTACTTGGTAATGGAGTTGATGGATGCCAACCTGTGCCAGGTCATTCAGATGGAGCTTGATCATGAGAGGCTGTCTTATCTGCTGTATCAGATGTTATGCGGTATCAAACATCTCCATGCCGCTGGCATTATTCACCGG GATCTCAAGCCCAGCAACATTGTGGTCAAGTCAGACTGTACACTGAAGATTTTGGACTTCGGCCTGGCTCGAACAGCTGCCACGGGTCTCCTCATGACGCCCTACGTGGTGACGCGATATTACAGAGCCCCAGAAGTCATCTTGGGCATGGGATACCAAGCCAATG TGGACATTTGGTCTGTTGGCTGCATACTGGCTGAAATGGTTCGTCATAAAATCCTTTTCCCAGGACGGGATT ACATTGACCAATGGAACAAAGTCATTGAGCAGTTAGGCACCCCATCTCAGGACTTCCTCATGAAACTGAACCAGTCAGTAAGAACGTATGTGGAAAACAGGCCACGCTACGCTGGATATACTTTCGAGAAACTTTTCCCCGATGTTCTCTTCCCTGCTGATTCTGATCACAACAAACTGAAAG CGAGCCAAGCGAGAGACCTCTTATCTAAGATGTTAGTGATCGATGCCTCCAAGCGCATATCTGTAGATGAAGCACTACAACACCCTTACATCAACGTTTGGTATGACCCAGCTGAAGTGGAGGCG CCACCGCCCAAGGTTCTTGACAAACAGCTTGATGAAAGGGAGCACACTGTGGAGGAATGGAAAG GGCTGATCTATAAGGAAGTGAGTGACTGGGAGGAGTGGTCAAAAAATGGAGTGATCCGGGGACAGCCATCTCCTCTAG GTGCCGCAGTGATCGATAGCCCCCCTCAACCAACCgcttcatcttcctcttcctcttcagcCAACGATGTATCGTCCATGTCCACGGAGCCCACTGACCCTAGCAGCGATCCCACCGTGATCTCGGAAACAGAGAGCAGTCTGGATAGCCACACCTCTCTTGGTGCTCTGGCGTGTTGcagataa
- the mapk8a gene encoding mitogen-activated protein kinase 8 isoform X4 — MNKNKKEKEFYSLDVGDSTFTVLKRYQNLRPIGSGAQGIVCSAYDQVLERNVAIKKLSRPFQNQTHAKRAFRELVLMKCVNHKNIIGLLNVFTPQKSLEDFQDVYLVMELMDANLCQVIQMELDHERLSYLLYQMLCGIKHLHAAGIIHRDLKPSNIVVKSDCTLKILDFGLARTAATGLLMTPYVVTRYYRAPEVILGMGYQANVDIWSVGCILAEMVRHKILFPGRDYIDQWNKVIEQLGTPSQDFLMKLNQSVRTYVENRPRYAGYTFEKLFPDVLFPADSDHNKLKASQARDLLSKMLVIDASKRISVDEALQHPYINVWYDPAEVEAPPPKVLDKQLDEREHTVEEWKGLIYKEVSDWEEWSKNGVIRGQPSPLGAAVIDSPPQPTASSSSSSSANDVSSMSTEPTDPSSDPTVISETESSLDSHTSLGALACCR, encoded by the exons ATGAATAAGAACAAGAAAGAGAAGGAGTTCTACAGCCTCGATGTGGGAGACTCCACGTTCACCGTCTTAAAGCGATACCAGAATTTAAGACCTATCGGGTCAGGAGCACAGGGAATTGTGTG CTCTGCTTATGATCAAGTCCTTGAGCGAAATGTGGCAATCAAGAAGTTAAGCCGACCGTTCCAGAACCAGACGCATGCCAAGAGGGCATTTAGAGAGCTCGTCCTCATGAAATGTGTTAATCACAAAAAT aTCATCGGCCTATTAAATGttttcaccccccaaaaatcattaGAAGATTTTCAAGATGT TTACTTGGTAATGGAGTTGATGGATGCCAACCTGTGCCAGGTCATTCAGATGGAGCTTGATCATGAGAGGCTGTCTTATCTGCTGTATCAGATGTTATGCGGTATCAAACATCTCCATGCCGCTGGCATTATTCACCGG GATCTCAAGCCCAGCAACATTGTGGTCAAGTCAGACTGTACACTGAAGATTTTGGACTTCGGCCTGGCTCGAACAGCTGCCACGGGTCTCCTCATGACGCCCTACGTGGTGACGCGATATTACAGAGCCCCAGAAGTCATCTTGGGCATGGGATACCAAGCCAATG TGGACATTTGGTCTGTTGGCTGCATACTGGCTGAAATGGTTCGTCATAAAATCCTTTTCCCAGGACGGGATT ACATTGACCAATGGAACAAAGTCATTGAGCAGTTAGGCACCCCATCTCAGGACTTCCTCATGAAACTGAACCAGTCAGTAAGAACGTATGTGGAAAACAGGCCACGCTACGCTGGATATACTTTCGAGAAACTTTTCCCCGATGTTCTCTTCCCTGCTGATTCTGATCACAACAAACTGAAAG CGAGCCAAGCGAGAGACCTCTTATCTAAGATGTTAGTGATCGATGCCTCCAAGCGCATATCTGTAGATGAAGCACTACAACACCCTTACATCAACGTTTGGTATGACCCAGCTGAAGTGGAGGCG CCACCGCCCAAGGTTCTTGACAAACAGCTTGATGAAAGGGAGCACACTGTGGAGGAATGGAAAG GGCTGATCTATAAGGAAGTGAGTGACTGGGAGGAGTGGTCAAAAAATGGAGTGATCCGGGGACAGCCATCTCCTCTAG GTGCCGCAGTGATCGATAGCCCCCCTCAACCAACCgcttcatcttcctcttcctcttcagcCAACGATGTATCGTCCATGTCCACGGAGCCCACTGACCCTAGCAGCGATCCCACCGTGATCTCGGAAACAGAGAGCAGTCTGGATAGCCACACCTCTCTTGGTGCTCTGGCGTGTTGcagataa
- the mapk8a gene encoding mitogen-activated protein kinase 8 isoform X5, translating to MPAWLHSGTMLITLQTLLEQGRTFLDAQRVVIEHFTMNKNKKEKEFYSLDVGDSTFTVLKRYQNLRPIGSGAQGIVCSAYDQVLERNVAIKKLSRPFQNQTHAKRAFRELVLMKCVNHKNIIGLLNVFTPQKSLEDFQDVYLVMELMDANLCQVIQMELDHERLSYLLYQMLCGIKHLHAAGIIHRDLKPSNIVVKSDCTLKILDFGLARTAATGLLMTPYVVTRYYRAPEVILGMGYQANVDIWSVGCILAEMVRHKILFPGRDYIDQWNKVIEQLGTPSQDFLMKLNQSVRTYVENRPRYAGYTFEKLFPDVLFPADSDHNKLKASQARDLLSKMLVIDASKRISVDEALQHPYINVWYDPAEVEAPPPKVLDKQLDEREHTVEEWKGLIYKEVSDWEEWSKNGVIRGQPSPLAQVPQ from the exons AGGACATTTTTGGATGCACAGAGAGTAGTGATCGAACATTTCACCATGAATAAGAACAAGAAAGAGAAGGAGTTCTACAGCCTCGATGTGGGAGACTCCACGTTCACCGTCTTAAAGCGATACCAGAATTTAAGACCTATCGGGTCAGGAGCACAGGGAATTGTGTG CTCTGCTTATGATCAAGTCCTTGAGCGAAATGTGGCAATCAAGAAGTTAAGCCGACCGTTCCAGAACCAGACGCATGCCAAGAGGGCATTTAGAGAGCTCGTCCTCATGAAATGTGTTAATCACAAAAAT aTCATCGGCCTATTAAATGttttcaccccccaaaaatcattaGAAGATTTTCAAGATGT TTACTTGGTAATGGAGTTGATGGATGCCAACCTGTGCCAGGTCATTCAGATGGAGCTTGATCATGAGAGGCTGTCTTATCTGCTGTATCAGATGTTATGCGGTATCAAACATCTCCATGCCGCTGGCATTATTCACCGG GATCTCAAGCCCAGCAACATTGTGGTCAAGTCAGACTGTACACTGAAGATTTTGGACTTCGGCCTGGCTCGAACAGCTGCCACGGGTCTCCTCATGACGCCCTACGTGGTGACGCGATATTACAGAGCCCCAGAAGTCATCTTGGGCATGGGATACCAAGCCAATG TGGACATTTGGTCTGTTGGCTGCATACTGGCTGAAATGGTTCGTCATAAAATCCTTTTCCCAGGACGGGATT ACATTGACCAATGGAACAAAGTCATTGAGCAGTTAGGCACCCCATCTCAGGACTTCCTCATGAAACTGAACCAGTCAGTAAGAACGTATGTGGAAAACAGGCCACGCTACGCTGGATATACTTTCGAGAAACTTTTCCCCGATGTTCTCTTCCCTGCTGATTCTGATCACAACAAACTGAAAG CGAGCCAAGCGAGAGACCTCTTATCTAAGATGTTAGTGATCGATGCCTCCAAGCGCATATCTGTAGATGAAGCACTACAACACCCTTACATCAACGTTTGGTATGACCCAGCTGAAGTGGAGGCG CCACCGCCCAAGGTTCTTGACAAACAGCTTGATGAAAGGGAGCACACTGTGGAGGAATGGAAAG GGCTGATCTATAAGGAAGTGAGTGACTGGGAGGAGTGGTCAAAAAATGGAGTGATCCGGGGACAGCCATCTCCTCTAG CACAGGTGCCGCAGTGA